TTGGTGTTGTGGCTTTGTAGTGACATTGCATTGTGATTGTGCATGCAATTATTGTGACATATATTGGAAAATTGTTCTCAGCAACATGATACTGGTTTCCAACATATCACACAGCTTTGTTGCTAGGAGTGATTTACGGGTACTCGGTGGCCCATTAAGGTTGACAATTGTTCCCAGATCTCTTCAGCAACAATGCATGATTAACACTGTTGAACCAAAGCATAAAGTCAGCAAAATTGTCAGTTCCTATGAATAAGGCAAACAAGTCAGCCTTTaggtatttatttttattgacagtatagTCTGTTCTGTTGAATAGAACGCTTCAGTCCCTGAACAGAAGTTTCTTTCCCTCTTTACTAAAATATAATCAACtccctgtgtttttgttctacTGTTGCAGTTCATCTTTAAGAACAAAAGTTAGCATGATTATAGGTGTTGCATACATTTACAATGTAATGATGGTTCCCCTTTTGAGGTTAATACAAACAGataaatcaagataaatcaacatactgtacacaaaTATATACCCCTACAGCAGGATTACTCGTTGTAATAACTTACATCCTGATGATTCAgttgacacacagaaaaagaaacacatacacaccagcTCCTCATCGCGTCAGTCTTAGCacttaaatactgtaaatactgttgtCTGATTGTTTTTCCCTCCCTATTCCTGTTATCAagttttatatatgtttttctGAGGCCAGAGAAATCATTTAGCCATAACAAACTATCCAATGaaaaattattcaaaatataaatacaataacCAAAAGTCCTTCACTTAAACACGTACAGTAGGCATTCAGCTATATGCATGCTTCTAATAATCCCAAGTATTTATTAAATTCTATTTAAGAATTTTTAATCTCCTGCTCAGTAACATTACTAGTTTAACTCCTTAATCATTAAGGATTATTTCAGATCACTACCAGCATTAGAGCCAGCCATGTCCATTCAttcactgtcagtcagtcagcacaGGCCCAACGCCCTAATTCAAATCACTTCAACTGGGCAGAGGTGTTTCTGAGGCCAGTAAAGTCATGTATATATGGAACGTGTACAAGATGTCTGATGGGCCTTCCTGAGGGTGGACACTGGAACTGGGTCAGTGATACTATTAATTTCCCTTTAGCAACAAACTGTTATTAGAATCTCAGCCTCTTgcctttaaaacatttcaagtTGCTCCTTTTATAGTTACATTCAGAAACATAGAAGTGCTATAATTGCGGACATGGATATTTTTCCCTCCAACACACACTTGGTtttgacaaatgaaactgaGTGGTGTCAGTCTGTTTGCATGATCCCGGTATACACTGGCAACATAGGGTGAACAGTAAATTTGTAATCAGTCTAATTTGCATACAAacatgcttccaactttgtgtcgTTGTGATCCCACCCACTCTTTATTAGGCTGTGACTTTGGTTGTGAGTGACCGCTGTGTCGGTGGCAGACTCCTGATTTTCCATCTCCCATCTGCATTTTGTTGGATTATGACGCCATGATGCCTCATTTACCACTGATTCAGATGTCACTGCATCGTTTTTCTACAGGTCTGCCTCTTGTTGTCACAGTGTTTTAACGTGTCTGTATTACTGTTTATGTGCTACATGCCCCAGTGGATTATAAATGAAGGTGATGGTTCACCCGAACTCAatagaagacaaaaaaaaccccaaaaacaaacagccagacAGTCATGTGTGGGGCCCCTCAACAGGTTCGCATGCATGAATTTACACAATTATTCTGATTTACCATCTCCTGCATTAAAATAACAAAGTTGTCAAACAAAACCAACTATACTCCAATGAGATACAGTATCTTAGCTGTTTTAGGCACATAAGAACATTAAGTCACAGCAAGATTAAAGCCACAATCCAGATTATTTCTGAAAATACAGATTACATACAGACAGTGGGGGGGGGAGGAGTTGCTGGTAGGAAATACTCTCTAGTGCCAACATCACAACTTTCATTTAGCTGCAGTGCAATacaattcaaacacaaacaagtgagAGATTAAAAATACCATAGTGGCTCGAATATAAGATAACACTTCAAATGAAACCACGTATGCAAATTAGGCATATTTAAGCGTGTACcacatttaattcaaaatacagcacagtatgattattaaaaatatttaagctTAATAAAGACTCTGGTAGTAAGCTAGCCTGTCAGGACAGCAGCCAGCTTTACAGTGTGAGcgtttgggtttttttttttctcttcctgtttggttTTGACATTAATCATATTATCCTTGTCTCTCTGTACCATAGACTGTTTACAGATGTGTCATTAATGATGGTCTGTGATGATTTTTGTGTTGACATTAAGGCTAAAAATGACCCATGACACAGCACTTTCTTTAAGTAACGTCTGCTGTAGTCAGTGTGTAATTGTGTGGTTCTGGAACATCTGACCCCCATTTTTTCATAGACCATGTGGAGTAAATCAAAACATCTTACATTCGAGccaatacagtacatttaatgGGTTGGCTTTTTTCAATGGTGCAGTCAGTCATACTAGGTGGGAAGGAAAATGAGACTAAAAGAAGCTTGTGGAAAAGCATTACTTTCACCAGATTGGGCCTTTTAATAACATACTAAATATGACACAGTATATTGCATATACATCTCATACAATATACAGTTACAGACACTGAGGAAGGCATCATACTCCATCATCATTAGTCTGGTCTGACACTAAGAATATAACACAGTGTAACAGTGTCAGCCACTACTGGTGTGTTCACCACCATTTCATTCACTGATGTTGATCTGCAGTCTGGACTGGTTAGGAaagatttctttctgtttagtaGATTCTGTAAGTGGACGGTATTGTATACATCAGTGTAGCTGTTTGGTCTGGGGTACTCTCCAGCTGAAGAGTCTGTAGAGTTATGTAGGACATTTGGTTGTATAGAGAAACTCATAAACTGTGTGTaattatgttgtgtgtgttgttatatGAGCTAATACAGTGAATGTCTTCCATTATGGTCCTGTGTCATCATTGCTGTGTTATTCATTACTTGATGAATTGTGTAGCATTGTGTTTGGCCGGGTGTGTCTTTGTATTATCGTCTGTGGTGTGACTGTTTCCAGTGCATGTAGTGTCTGTGGTATGTGTCTGGCCTTTGTGGCCAGTGTGTGATTTGCTTGCTTTTTGCCCATTTCCTGTGTGGGCACTGCCTGTTGGGTATGTGGGCTTTGCATTGTATGTGGTATGAGTATCTCTGTGTCAGGGGGGCCTCCTGGGTCTTTCATGGCCATACTGGCCCCTACCATGGCAGGATAGCTTCGATTCCTCCTCAGTCCTGCATTCAAACCTGGAAGCCCCCCACCCAGTGCATTGTTCCCCAGTCCAGTAGGTCCAAAGGGGGCTAATAGAGTACCTCCAGATGAAAGAGAAGCAGCATGAGGGGGGAGGGTGCggaaacatttcagtttgtccacaAGTCGCAGCTTCAGCATCTCTGTTTGGCTGTCATCATCTGTTTTTccccctcgctctctctctgcctcccccagCACTTCTCTCAGAATGGTACGAGCTGGCTTAGAGGCTAAGAAAGTGTCATAAAATGGCGGGTCATCACTTGAAGGGCTGAACTGAAAAACTGGGCAGGTGGTGGAAGATTTGGAACGAGGGGAGTTGGGTGGGGTGGAAGGCTGGAGGATGAGGGTGTCTGGGCGTTTCCTTAATTGTGTGGGTTCACTCTCCCCTGGTGCATCGCTACTCTGCTGCGCTTGTGCTCCTCTGACAGGTGTTGAACCTCCACTGGCATCCAATCCTCGGTCCCAGCTGCGTGGGTCATACACCGAGGCAGAAATGCCATGCTCCAGCAGGAGGCGTACCAGGCCTAGAGAAGTGCTGGTGGTTTTAGTGGAGTCCCTAAGGTTGGTGGAGGACTCGGctagtgagagagagagggaaagacgGCGTGGGGTGCAGCAGGGGGTATAGGAAGGTGTGGGTGGGGCAGAGAAGGGTATGGGAGAGGAAATAGGGGTAGGGGTTCCAGTACAAGCACTGCTCTGACAAGAAGCTAGAGCTGGGCTGGAGATGGAGGAGTAAATGGAAAAATGGATCAATGAAGATAGAGGAAAGGGGAAAGAATAGGGACATAAGACACAGTATGAGTGCAGGGACATAAATGAATGGACATGAGTTATCCAGTCTTAATACCTGGTTTTTAGTGACAATTAAGACTCATTAGAAATTATGGATATGAGCTAAAACATAACCATGCACAACTTTTCCAAGCTTTTTCATATTTGAGAAACTGATATATAGAGATCAGTTAAGGAGTTATTTTTCACTGCCCCACTGTGTCTGACAAATAAGTCAGCATATTTTAAATGATAGTCAGAAGCATCAAggctcacatacacactgttaACCACACAATAATTATTAGAGCCCTGACTTAAGCAGCTACATGACAAAAGGTGTCAGGTGTCATCACATGACCTTTATCCTGTCCTTGAGTCACACTGGCAAGGTGCTGAATGACTTGTTTTAGATGTTGAATCCCCACCATCCAATGGCAAAGGCCTGCCTTAACGTGCCGACAGGGGTTACAGTCTCCCCCACATATGACTACTTGTTATCAACTAACCGCTAGATTAAATGTCATGTGATGACACCTGAGCCAGTTTCTTTCTCTGAATTAAGATTCTAGATGTGGTTAAAAACTTCAAAAGCTAGGAAGTGAACCTTTGCTTTGCAGTTCTTTCTACCATATATTCTGCTCAAATCCTGACAAATTTAGATTAAAACAGTGATTGGTGTCACAGCACTGCGTCAGAAGCTGGATTGTTAGGCAGGAACATGTCGACGGGGAGCATTAGAGGCAAACTGTTATTCTGGtttacacacacccacagtctTTAGGGATGCACTCCCATGCATTGCCTCACCCATGTGCACCCCAGTTGGTGCACTCAATGGGTCTGCTCTACTTCGGTCATGACAACCATATGATACAAATCcacttcatcttcctcatcactTGACCTGCCAAGGCCAATCAGACAGCGGAGACGCAGAGAGTATGAAGGCAGCCAGGTGCTGAGGCGTCAAAGTAACTCTGATTCAAAATGTATAGAAGGGGAACAAGAGGGGAATTTGCTCCTTGGCTGAGAGGCATCTATATGATTGGAAGTGTACAGTAGAGTTTTTGTTCAAGTCATGATCAACACTAACatgccttttctctctgtattgtCTGTGACTGCAGTAGGTAGTTTTTAAGTGAGGCTGGAGTAGCTCTCTCTTATTAATGTGACAGCTTTAACAAACTACGAACTATGGAATTCATAAAGAAAAATGCCTCCATCTTGTGTTCACAGTAGTAAACTACGCTGAACTGTACACGCTGAGGACTGAGCAATGTTACTACAGATAGACATTTTAAAactaaatacagtaaaaaaaaaaaaatagtagcTAGGCACTTAAAATGTTTACCTTGGGGACACAGAGGTCAGCTGATCAGACGGGTGGAGGATCCTGCAGGTGGTGAAGGTGTATGTAGAGCTAGTATGGGACATACACTTCCCTGGGAAATTAActagaggagaggagaaagacagcagaacagagaagaaTGATGTAAGAATGATAAAAATATCAAACGATACTGCAAAAACACTGTAGACAACAAAGTGGACAATAAGCAGGCCGTGATAGTTTAAGCCCCTTGCCAAAGCACCAGCATACATCAGTTCCCTAATTTCTAAGATGTTGAAATGATGGTGGGAAACAGAAATGGCAAATCCAGGCAAAAAGGTCGTTTAATCCAATTCATAATGATAATGAGTAGGGTCACAATACTGTGGGAATGATTGACTTCTTTTAGGATTGGCTTTATTGTATGGGCAGGAGGAATGCCAAGTTTTTGTGTCTAGTGGTGCAtgtgaaattttatttatttcttttttgttgctgttgttgaatAGGACTCACTGAAAGAAAGTTCAGAGGAACAAGTCTGTAGTCCCTGCACCAATGaagagtgctgtgtgtgttgctaaAATGTTAGAGAGAGTGCTGAAAACTTCTCctgttgtcattgtcattttgaTGACATCTCTTCTACTTGGCAGAGTGGTTTAACAagtaaaaacagacagcaggtaaTGCCAATTCGACtattatattaatttaatgCATCCCTTCAATCTCATGTTTGCAGTGATAAATTTAGAAGAACAGGAGAGGGTAAAAGTGTTTGAAATAAGTGTTATCcctgtcttttctgtctgcaaTCCATAACTAAGTATCATATCACTGGCGTACAGAACTACACTACATGAACCTGCTGTAGCTGTCATGTGTTAGTGTGACTTAGAAAGCTGCAGTAATAAGACCTGATATACACCTATGTGCCCACAAGTCAAGGcaattttgtgtgcatgtggtttgtGTGGTACACTGGTGTTTTAGTGTGAGGGCTGAATGCTGGAAGAAATTGGCATGAAAATACTTtctgaattaaagaaaaaaatatttgctgcaGGCCACCAGTGACAGATTGAGATTAGTAGAATAATAAAAGACACCCTTAAGAAGATGTGTTGAAGAGGAAAGGCATCAATGAAGATTGAAACATAAGTGATTGGCTGAAATAATGCAAAGTATGGCAGTGAATGaaagtgtgaaagtgtgaaGGAAACTGAAGTAAACCAAAGTTAATTAATAAACgaaaaaaagaaaccatgtACTCTGTTCTGATGGAGTTCGATGGACACACAAGGACTGCCGGTGGGACGGGTGgatgtgcaggtgtgtgcacaATGAACATGATTTTGCAGGAAGGGACGTCACACTGGGCTTGTGAGATCTCCTGTGAATGCCTTTCCTAATCTCtcaccctcccacccctcctcttcacccccctccccatcccCTTTATCCCCATGCTCCAGGGTTTCAAGGGATGGTGGATGCATTGCAGTGACCTCAGCTAAGTGCTCCCTCACCAGGCATACGGTCCATTGTGGCGGGCTGTAAGGCCTGGAGCTCCTTGAGATCCACGTGCCCATTCATCTCTGAagaaagggggagaggagaagaggaagaagaaggggaGGGTCTGGAGAAGGAAAGGTGCATGTTTGCACCATGTCCTTCTTCAACTTGAATCGCTTCTCTAGCCCTGCACATTTCTTCTTGCAGTGTTTCTGATTGGCTATTGTCTCGGACGTCCCCATTTTTGTGGCGGCAGACACAAGGAGAAGAGGTAGAGCGAGGCAGATCCATGGGAGCACAGCTCTCTCCTGTCAGGCCAGTGAATGAGTCACATGACAGTTCATCCTCCTCCGGTTGGTCCAGTTGCCAGCTGTCTACCTGCTCCTGCTCGTGCGCTAAAGTACGAAAGCCCTTCGTGACCACACCGGGCCGATGATCCAACAGAGCACCCATGTGGGGTTGAGCCAACTGCTGCCATGCATGGAGAGTAGCAGAGCCtggaaaagggaagagaaatgTTATCCAAAGCTGTCTTCATCTGTTCTCTGCCACAAATGCATCTCAtcaaatttatattttctaGATATGTAgttataaatattaataaatatcaaaaattcCAGACTAGATGGTCTTAAAATGCCTTTTCATTATCTGAGCGTGGACATTATCCACATGGACTCCAATATTCTACTACTAATCGCAACAGTAGTCCAATCAGAATAAGAATGCCTCATGCAACAACCTCAACGGGAAGAGAGTGACCTGGTCCCGCCTGATTAGCAGGAATTTCCAATCAGATTGAGAGTGGTGATGTATACCTTTGATAATCCATTCGTAGAAAAATATTAGCACTCACTAACCATGTAGACTCTTAATGTGATAATTTCTCACTGGCTGGAtaattatatacagtatatttatggATCTTTATCCAATGTAGGGACAACATATTGAACAAGTCTGTGGGTGTAACAAAAACATGGTCAACACATGACATAACAACAGCACTGCAAGAACaagaaaatgtcaacttttATCATGTTTGATTAActgctgtcatgtttctgaCAGAAACATAGAGTAGATGACAGGCAAAGGCATATTCTTAGATTGTTAAAATATTTGGTCAtgcaaaacaaagagacaactGAATAGTTGTTTTCTCATGACTTGAAGAGCCTTTGAGAGATGTCGGTACACACAGTCGTATGATGGCCATAAAAAtaaggagaggaaagggaaggTGAGAACATTAGTAAGATTTTATTCAAGAAATGaccaacaaagaaaacagaaaagaagtgcagagatgaaaccaaaaagaaaaagggagaacaGGAGAGGAGTGAAAGAGATGGACAGTACAAACAGTTGTGTGGCAATAATGTAGCAGAATATCTGTGATGTCTCTACAGTAAAGTCTCATACAGTGAGTATACTGTCAAAACCCAGAACATTAGTTTGTTTCTGGACAGCTGACCTTTTAAAGGATACAGAAGACTCATCTGACAGCAGCCAGGATTATTATGTGTGACATATATGTGAAGGCAGAACACTGTCATCCAAATAATCTCATGTTACCAAGAAGTTTAACATGAATAACTGACATCTCAAGCAACCATCATTAGATTTGAAATTAAACATTGCAACATTTTTgccatatttcttttttgtcttacactcaaaaagcaaaaggacatatttacatttgatatGCTCATGGTGTTTCTCTTTTACCTTAAGCACATTATCTGGTGTTCACCAGTCACACCATGGAAGTGGTGCAACAGAGTGTGAACACTAGGTGGTgccacaaaacaagaaatacctctgtgaaaacagttttaaaattagTCCTCTGGAGAAGGACAGACACTGGAAAAGTGATGAATGCTTTAAAGGCCAATTTAAGAAAACTTCTTCAGGTTAAAggctgttgttgcttttttggacaaaatattaatgttaagATATTGGGTGAAAATGGTCTCTTAACTGCCATAATTAGCCCTGTATCTATAATGGTATCATCAAGTGGATAAATATCTGACAGCACATATATTAACAATTCAACTCTACCAACTCCACTACCAATACAgtatggaaataaataattgtagGATAATAAAGACACTCTATTTAAAAACAGGTGAAAGGAAATTTTGACTCACTGCAAAAAAATCTCTCATGTAAATCAATGTAAATGTAAGTCCCTTTATGGTATCGTACACATTTTAATACCCGATGAATctctcaaatgtgagaaaaacaacagctttgaGAAAGATATACGTCACAGATTTAAGTAAGATGATAAGGGGCATTAATGGCTTTTGTCCCGTATACTATACTTCAAACCAGCAGCGTGGCCGTGTGTGCCTGAAGTAAAAGGAGTGCTGCAGATTTAAACTGCCTCCCTGTTGTTCCAGCACCTCCAGCAGGCCTGTGACTAAAGCCAGCGTATCTCTGAGGTGAGGCTGTGAGGTCTGCCATCTGCTCAGCTCCAACAAACTGGAGCTCATATGTAGGCTCTTAGGATCCTGTGAAGCACTGAGACATATTTTGGAAGGACTGTGGTTATGAAAAATCAAATACTGATTCTCATGCTGGGTCTGAAGGCCTTGACATTGGTTCTGTGATTGGGTTTTACTCATCTGAGTGTAACCTAAACGATCTGGATTTCTTTGGCTTTGATCCTGTTGAGGTTTCTgaaaactttcattttcattgtgcaAGGCATTCTGAGAATTAGAAGACTTGTGCATCTGAAAGGAATAATCACCTTCTAGTGGCTTTACAATTTGCAGCTTCTCTGGCAGGTAGGATCTTGGTGTGAATGAGTATCCTGACCAGAGGGAGGGATGCGAGCACAGCGACAGCAGGCTCTCTGTTGGTGTGCCAGGGCCTCCGCTACTTCCCCCacctcctttttcctcctctttggcCAGGTAAGCcagctttctctccctctcctcctcaaaGAAGCGCTTTTCTGAGAGGTAGTTGTCACGGCGGAGGGACAGACGCCGCAGAGCTGCCTCCAGGTCCCTGCTGCCCGGTGTTCCAGGGGTGCCAGGGGGCCGCTTGTTGGAGTCCTCTGACCTGGGGTGGGGGACGTAGTTGACATTGTTGGGTTTCAGTGAAGAAGCAGGATGCCTCTCTTTCACATTTTCGTTACTTTGTAAAGCTCAGCTTGTCCATGTTGTGTTGCATACAGGCAGCAGATAATGACTGAAACCTAAAAGCTGGGCTTGAATTAGTTACTAAGCACCAGGACAACAAAATCCATAAACCATAGAAACACACTAACAAACACCATGGTTACTAATGAACACAAAAGAGCATCAAAATAATTGATAGATTGAGTGACATCAACTGAAAATGAGATacaaaaaaagtataaaaatctaaaagtcGATCTGTCCGTACCCATCATCTGGACTCTCCATTATACTGCTTGTCCTGTTGTCCAGGATGATCCCACTTCCCATCTCA
This sequence is a window from Scatophagus argus isolate fScaArg1 chromosome 9, fScaArg1.pri, whole genome shotgun sequence. Protein-coding genes within it:
- the LOC124064319 gene encoding trafficking kinesin-binding protein 1-like isoform X2 codes for the protein MTKTYSDIDAVTRLLEEKERDLELAARIGQSLLKKNKALSERNELLEEQVEHIREEVSQLRHDLSMKDELLQFYTNAAEESEGESVISTPVRPSETNVSTPSCFPLESLQKKLKDLEEENKSLRSEASHLETETISYEEKEQQLVNDCVKELRNSNLQISSLSEELARKSDDASRQQEEITHLLSQIVDLQKKAKLYAVENEELTQHLGAAKDAQRQLTAELRELQDKYAECMEMLHEAQEELKNLRNKSLPLNTPRRFHSLGLFPMDSLAAEIEGTMRKELQMDDPDVEEQRLQPKRVFQTVKNLNLMRQQRLSLAPSPLNIPGSNQTSCFTSGRSSRVGTPRSNSVYGSEMGSGIILDNRTSSIMESPDDGSEDSNKRPPGTPGTPGSRDLEAALRRLSLRRDNYLSEKRFFEEERERKLAYLAKEEEKGGGGSSGGPGTPTESLLSLCSHPSLWSGYSFTPRSYLPEKLQIVKPLEGSATLHAWQQLAQPHMGALLDHRPGVVTKGFRTLAHEQEQVDSWQLDQPEEDELSCDSFTGLTGESCAPMDLPRSTSSPCVCRHKNGDVRDNSQSETLQEEMCRAREAIQVEEGHGANMHLSFSRPSPSSSSSPLPLSSEMNGHVDLKELQALQPATMDRMPVNFPGKCMSHTSSTYTFTTCRILHPSDQLTSVSPSPALASCQSSACTGTPTPISSPIPFSAPPTPSYTPCCTPRRLSLSLSLAESSTNLRDSTKTTSTSLGLVRLLLEHGISASVYDPRSWDRGLDASGGSTPVRGAQAQQSSDAPGESEPTQLRKRPDTLILQPSTPPNSPRSKSSTTCPVFQFSPSSDDPPFYDTFLASKPARTILREVLGEAERERGGKTDDDSQTEMLKLRLVDKLKCFRTLPPHAASLSSGGTLLAPFGPTGLGNNALGGGLPGLNAGLRRNRSYPAMVGASMAMKDPGGPPDTEILIPHTMQSPHTQQAVPTQEMGKKQANHTLATKARHIPQTLHALETVTPQTIIQRHTRPNTMLHNSSSNE
- the LOC124064319 gene encoding trafficking kinesin-binding protein 1-like isoform X1 yields the protein MALFSPAGTEDKLECSSQTEEDKDCVGLLEEEREEEEDEEYVCLPSHESTEEEDEEEMSEEQQLLYEVLCADRVGQMTKTYSDIDAVTRLLEEKERDLELAARIGQSLLKKNKALSERNELLEEQVEHIREEVSQLRHDLSMKDELLQFYTNAAEESEGESVISTPVRPSETNVSTPSCFPLESLQKKLKDLEEENKSLRSEASHLETETISYEEKEQQLVNDCVKELRNSNLQISSLSEELARKSDDASRQQEEITHLLSQIVDLQKKAKLYAVENEELTQHLGAAKDAQRQLTAELRELQDKYAECMEMLHEAQEELKNLRNKSLPLNTPRRFHSLGLFPMDSLAAEIEGTMRKELQMDDPDVEEQRLQPKRVFQTVKNLNLMRQQRLSLAPSPLNIPGSNQTSCFTSGRSSRVGTPRSNSVYGSEMGSGIILDNRTSSIMESPDDGSEDSNKRPPGTPGTPGSRDLEAALRRLSLRRDNYLSEKRFFEEERERKLAYLAKEEEKGGGGSSGGPGTPTESLLSLCSHPSLWSGYSFTPRSYLPEKLQIVKPLEGSATLHAWQQLAQPHMGALLDHRPGVVTKGFRTLAHEQEQVDSWQLDQPEEDELSCDSFTGLTGESCAPMDLPRSTSSPCVCRHKNGDVRDNSQSETLQEEMCRAREAIQVEEGHGANMHLSFSRPSPSSSSSPLPLSSEMNGHVDLKELQALQPATMDRMPVNFPGKCMSHTSSTYTFTTCRILHPSDQLTSVSPSPALASCQSSACTGTPTPISSPIPFSAPPTPSYTPCCTPRRLSLSLSLAESSTNLRDSTKTTSTSLGLVRLLLEHGISASVYDPRSWDRGLDASGGSTPVRGAQAQQSSDAPGESEPTQLRKRPDTLILQPSTPPNSPRSKSSTTCPVFQFSPSSDDPPFYDTFLASKPARTILREVLGEAERERGGKTDDDSQTEMLKLRLVDKLKCFRTLPPHAASLSSGGTLLAPFGPTGLGNNALGGGLPGLNAGLRRNRSYPAMVGASMAMKDPGGPPDTEILIPHTMQSPHTQQAVPTQEMGKKQANHTLATKARHIPQTLHALETVTPQTIIQRHTRPNTMLHNSSSNE
- the LOC124064319 gene encoding trafficking kinesin-binding protein 1-like isoform X5, with the protein product MTKTYSDIDAVTRLLEEKERDLELAARIGQSLLKKNKALSERNELLEEQVEHIREEVSQLRHDLSMKDELLQFYTNAAEESEGESVISTPVRPSETNVSTPSCFPLESLQKKLKDLEEENKSLRSEASHLETETISYEEKEQQLVNDCVKELRNSNLQISSLSEELARKSDDASRQQEEITHLLSQIVDLQKKAKLYAVENEELTQHLGAAKDAQRQLTAELRELQDKYAECMEMLHEAQEELKNLRNKSLPLNTPRRFHSLGLFPMDSLAAEIEGTMRKELQMDDPDVEEQRLQPKRVFQTVKNLNLMRQQRLSLAPSPLNIPGSNQTSCFTSGRSSRVGTPRSNSVYGSEMGSGIILDNRTSSIMESPDDGSEDSNKRPPGTPGTPGSRDLEAALRRLSLRRDNYLSEKRFFEEERERKLAYLAKEEEKGGGGSSGGPGTPTESLLSLCSHPSLWSGYSFTPRSYLPEKLQIVKPLEGSATLHAWQQLAQPHMGALLDHRPGVVTKGFRTLAHEQEQVDSWQLDQPEEDELSFNFPGKCMSHTSSTYTFTTCRILHPSDQLTSVSPSPALASCQSSACTGTPTPISSPIPFSAPPTPSYTPCCTPRRLSLSLSLAESSTNLRDSTKTTSTSLGLVRLLLEHGISASVYDPRSWDRGLDASGGSTPVRGAQAQQSSDAPGESEPTQLRKRPDTLILQPSTPPNSPRSKSSTTCPVFQFSPSSDDPPFYDTFLASKPARTILREVLGEAERERGGKTDDDSQTEMLKLRLVDKLKCFRTLPPHAASLSSGGTLLAPFGPTGLGNNALGGGLPGLNAGLRRNRSYPAMVGASMAMKDPGGPPDTEILIPHTMQSPHTQQAVPTQEMGKKQANHTLATKARHIPQTLHALETVTPQTIIQRHTRPNTMLHNSSSNE